One genomic region from Anguilla rostrata isolate EN2019 chromosome 2, ASM1855537v3, whole genome shotgun sequence encodes:
- the LOC135248352 gene encoding glucose-induced degradation protein 4 homolog, giving the protein MPVRTECCSNASMAFISSASLIPPPPINTQQPGVATSLLYSGSKFRGHQKSKGNSYDVEVVLQHVTMEDSYLCGYLKIKGLTEEYPTLTTFFAGEIISMKRPFLTRKWDADEDVDRKHWGKFQAFYQYAKTFNSDDFDYEELKNSDYVFMRWKEQFLVPDHTIKDISGASFAGFYYICFQKSTATIEGYYYHRSSEWYQSLNLTHVPEHSAPIYEFR; this is encoded by the exons ATGCCGGTGCGTACGGAGTGCTGCAGCAACGCCTCTATGGCCTTTATATCCTCGGCCTCGCTTATTCCTCCTCCGCCGATCAACACGCAACAGCCTGGCGTTGCCACCTCGCTCTTGTACAGCGGTTCCAAGTTTCGAGGACATCAGAAGAGCAAAGGAAACTCGTATGATGTTGAAGTTGTATTGCAG CATGTGACTATGGAAGATTCGTATCTGTGTGGATACCTGAAAATCAAAGGGCTGACGGAG GAGTACCCAACGCTCACTACATTCTTTGCTGGGGAAATTATCAGTATGAAGCGCCCTTTTTTAACACGGAAGTGGGATGCAGATGAGGATGTTGATCGCAAGCACTGG GGCAAGTTTCAGGCTTTTTATCAGTATGCAAAAACCTTCAATTCTGATGACTTTGATTATGAGGAGCTGAAGAACAGTGACTATGTCTTCATGAGGTGGAAG GAGCAGTTCTTAGTCCCAGACCACACAATCAAGGACATCAGCGGCGCTTCCTTCGCTGGCTTCTATTACATCTGCTTCCAGAAGTCCACAGCAACCATAGAGGGCTATTACTACCACAGAAGTTCTGAATG GTACCAGTCCTTGAACCTCACCCATGTCCCTGAACACAGCGCGCCGATATACGAGTTTCGGTGA
- the atpaf2 gene encoding ATP synthase mitochondrial F1 complex assembly factor 2 — MLRNLIRLYSRPSYAVWDRCPSVFQGGQAHLFTLLGNSKAYSSATSERKKFYQDVSISQGDDGLFEINLDRKKLKTPGGKLFTVPNEALAIAVATEWDAQKDTLKFYTMHLTTLCNTVLDNPTFRDKDQIITAALKFLETDTVCYRVEEPSALVELQKNEWDPVLDWIEKRYNVVIGSSCNIMGPQIPEETKDTFRQHLGSYNFWALTGLEFVITQLKSVVLSFGLVNRHLTVEQAVLLSRLEEEYQIRHWGNVEWAHDYDMYELRARTAAGSLFVHLSSESSTVKRKLLQD, encoded by the exons ATGCTGCGGAACCTGATAAGATTGTATAGTCGGCCCAGCTACGCTGTTTGGGACCGCTGCCCGTCTGTTTTTCAGGGAGGCCAAGCACATCTTTTTACTCTTCTGGGAAACTCGAAGGCATATTCCAGTGCAACATCTG aaagaaagaaattttaCCAGGATGTCAGTATTTCTCAAGGAGACG ATGGCCTGTTTGAGATCAATCTGGATCGCAAGAAACTGAAGACTCCAGGAGGCAAGCTGTTCACAGTACCCAATGAAGCCTTAGCCATCGCAGTGGCAACAGAATGGGATGCTCAGAAAGACACACTCAAGTTCTACACCATGCATCTG ACCACTTTGTGCAACACAGTCTTGGATAACCCCACCTTCCGGGACAAAGACCAAATAATCACGGCTGCTCTGAAGTTTTTGGAGACAGACACTGTTTG CTACAGAGTAGAGGAACCCTCAGCACTGGTGGAACTCCAGAAGAACGAGTGGGATCCTGTGCTGGACTGGATTGAAAAGAG GTACAATGTTGTTATCGGCTCATCCTGCAACATAATGGGGCCACAAATCCCAGAGGAGACTAAGGACACTTTCCGCCAGCATCTGGGTTCCTATAACTTTTGGGCCCTTACAG GGCTGGAGTTTGTGATCACCCAGCTGAAGTCGGTAGTGTTATCTTTTGGGCTGGTCAATAGACACCTGACGGTggagcaggctgtgctgctgtcccGTCTGGAGGAGGAATACCAG ATACGGCACTGGGGTAATGTGGAGTGGGCCCATGACTATGACATGTATGAACTGCGTGCGCGCACGGCTGCAGGGTCACTGTTTGTGCACCTCTCCTCTGAAAGCTCCACTGTCAAGCGCAAGCTGCTGCAGGACTGA